The window CGGTCTCGTGATCTCGCATCTCACCGACGAGGATGATATTCGGGGCTTGGCGCAACATGGCGCGAATGATCAGGGCGAAGTCGAGTCCGATTTTGTGCCGCACCTCGACCTGGTTGATGCCGGGCAAGTAGTACTCGACGGGGTCTTCTGCGGTAATGACTTTGCGGTCCGGGCGGTTCAGTGCGTTCAGTGATGCGTACAGTGTCGTGGTCTTGCCCGACCCCGTCGGGCCGGTGACCAGAATGATGCCATTGGGGCGCCGAATCAGCGAATTGAAATTGCGAAAATCGCGCTCGGAAAGACCTAACTGTCGCACCCCGACCTTGATGTTGTCTTTGTCGAGCAGACGCATCACACAAGATTGGCCATGGTTGGTCGGAATGATGCTGACCCGCAGGTCCAATTGCTTATCGCCAACGGTGATCTTGATTCGCCCATCGGTTGGCCGCCGTTTCTCGGAAATGTCGATCTTCGAGAGGATCTTGATACGGGCAATCACGGCCGATAGCATTCGCCGCGGCACACTCTCTCGTTCCACCAAAACGCCGTCAATTCGATAACGGATGCGAACTCGCTCCTCAAAGGGCTCGACATGAATGTCGCTGGCACGAAGCTGGACCGCTTCTTGGATCATCAGATTCACAAGCCGGATGACCGGAGCGCTGCTGTCGTCAACCGTCTCGTCCATATTGTCCGAATCGGCATCGGACGTTTCGGTAAAGTCAATCGCGGTGTCGGTGAATTCTTGCAGCATCGAGTCAGCCGATTCCCCTTCGACTTGCCCGTAATACTGGTTGATCGCCCCCAAAATCGCGGATTTTGGCGCGAGCGCGGTTTCAATCGTCCGGTTGAGGATAAATCGCAGCTTTTCGATGGTCCCCAGGTCAAACGGGTCCGAGATCAGAATCCGCAACGATCCGGTGTCTTCACTGTACGGAAGAATCGTATTTTCGCGAGCGACCGATTCGGGGACCAATTCGATGACGGATTCAGGGATACGCTCTTGCCGCAGATCGACGAACGGGATCTTGTGAAAATCGGCCAGCGCTTTGGCGACTTCTTCGGGCGTCGCATACTCCAACTGAACCAACACGTCGCCGACATCGGCTTTGGTGTTCTTCGCGATTTCTTCGGCTTCCGAAAGCTGGTCAAGGCTGATAATGCCTTTCTTGAGAAGCAGGTCCGTGAATTCTTTCATCGCTTGGCTCATGACTGGTCAACTCAACGCGCGGCGGGAATGGAGAGAAGTTGGAGAAGAAGCGGAAGACGCTCAAAGCGCACCTTCCCCGTCTCTACAAGATACCACGCCGGAATCGGTTTCGCCATTAGAATCGGCGAGGAAGCGGCTATCGGCTGACTGCTGACTGCCGACCGCTATTCTCCGTCCTATTGATTTTGGACGGGCTGGCCGGTCCCCAGTTGCGCCAACACTTGCAGGACTCCGTTCAGATGGGCCAAGCGGGGACCAAATCGGTCGACAAACTCGTTCAGCATGAATTCGCCTTCCATCAGATGCTCGTCATTATCGAGGATATCTTCGGTCATCGTGTCGAGGAACCGCGTTTGCACGCGGCTAAGCGTTTCGGC of the Novipirellula artificiosorum genome contains:
- a CDS encoding GspE/PulE family protein, whose product is MSQAMKEFTDLLLKKGIISLDQLSEAEEIAKNTKADVGDVLVQLEYATPEEVAKALADFHKIPFVDLRQERIPESVIELVPESVARENTILPYSEDTGSLRILISDPFDLGTIEKLRFILNRTIETALAPKSAILGAINQYYGQVEGESADSMLQEFTDTAIDFTETSDADSDNMDETVDDSSAPVIRLVNLMIQEAVQLRASDIHVEPFEERVRIRYRIDGVLVERESVPRRMLSAVIARIKILSKIDISEKRRPTDGRIKITVGDKQLDLRVSIIPTNHGQSCVMRLLDKDNIKVGVRQLGLSERDFRNFNSLIRRPNGIILVTGPTGSGKTTTLYASLNALNRPDRKVITAEDPVEYYLPGINQVEVRHKIGLDFALIIRAMLRQAPNIILVGEMRDHETASMGIQASLTGHLVFSTLHTNDAPSAISRMVDIGVPGYMVASSVIAVLAQRLVRTICPRCKVRYQPSESVIKDSGLPPEMVKQAEFARGKGCPYCGRKGYRGRIGIYELMLVNNRLRELMFKGKDTNVIRTEAIKNGMSTLYADGMLKVIRGITTFEEVYRVAKRTEQEDLALQHIVKDLASL